In Candidatus Omnitrophota bacterium, a single genomic region encodes these proteins:
- a CDS encoding bacteriophage holin, giving the protein MNLNVKAFGLAGGLIWGLGLFLLTWWIIAIEGSSGVVPFLGLIYRGYRITPLGSVIGLVWGLIDGFVSGIIFAWLYNCLAAKCPLKEA; this is encoded by the coding sequence ATGAATCTCAATGTGAAAGCCTTTGGTCTTGCTGGCGGTTTGATTTGGGGATTGGGATTGTTCTTATTGACGTGGTGGATCATCGCCATTGAAGGCTCATCGGGAGTTGTCCCTTTTTTGGGTTTGATCTATCGCGGCTATCGCATCACTCCTTTGGGCAGCGTTATCGGCTTGGTTTGGGGATTGATCGATGGCTTTGTGAGCGGAATCATATTCGCCTGGCTTTATAATTGTCTCGCTGCTAAATGCCCATTAAAAGAAGCCTGA